The Bradyrhizobium sp. WSM471 genome includes the window AGTGTGGCAGCATGTCAGCCGTGGACATTCCGGGACATGCATGACCAGCAAGCGACTTTGCTTCGAGCCGGGTCACAAGCCCAAATGCCTCGTCATCGTCGACGACACCGCCGAATGGGATCGCGCGGTCTATTACGCCAGCCGCTGGGCGATCCGCGCCGGCGGCGGCGTGGTGATGCTCCGCATCATTGAGCCCGAACAGCAGAGCCAGGAATGGCTGGGGGTCGCCGACATCATGCGCGCCGAGGCGCAGGAGGCGGCAGAAGCCGCGCTCGACCGCGCCGCCGGCCGGGCCAACGGCATCGCTGCGATCACGCCGGAACGGGTGATCCGAGCGGGCGCCGCCATGGAACAGCTGCTGGCGGTGATCGACGAGGACCCTGACATCGCCATGCTGGTGCTCGCCGCGAACCCGGGCGCTGAAGGCCCGGGGCCATTGGTATCGCTGCTCGCGCACGCGCTTGGCACGTTCCCGGTACCGGTGACGGTCATTTCCGGCGCGCTGAGCGACCGAAGCGTGGATTCGCTGTCCTAGACTGCCGCTCTTTCGCCTCGCCTCGTTGGCCGGCAGAGGAGAAGCGGGCACCTTAACCCGCTGATATAACAGGTGAACGGCCAGCTTACCCCTTGACCGTGCGTTCGCCGTCGCTATCTGCTAGTGGATAGAGCACGCGCCGGCCTTGAACCGGCGACGTCTGGAGAAAACCATGTTCATTCAAACCGAAGCCACTCCCAATCCCGCCACGCTGAAGTTCATTCCCGGCCGCGTCGTGGTCGACGGCGGACCGATGGAATTTTCCAACCGCGAATCGGCCGCACGCTCGCCGCTCGCCGAAAAGCTGTTCGAGGTCCCAGGCGTCACCGGCGTGTTCTACGGATCGGACTTCATCACCGTGACCAAGGCGAACGGTGAATGGCAACAGCTCAAGCCCGCGATCCTCGGCGCCATCATGGAGCACTACATGTCGGGCGCGCCGCTGCTCGCCGATGGTGCTACCGCGAGCGATGTCGATCTCGATGACGAGGACGAGTTCTTCGACGAGGCCGATGCCGAGACGGTCGACATGATCAAGGATCTGATCGAGACCCGCGTGCGCCCGGCGGTCGCCAATGACGGCGGCGACATCACTTTCCGCGGCTTCAAGGACGGTATCGTCTATCTCAACATGAAGGGCTCGTGCGCCGGCTGCCCGTCATCGACCGCGACGCTCCAGCACGGCATCCAGAACCTGCTCAAGCACTTCGTCCCCGACGTGGTCGAAGTCCGGCCGATGTAGGCTGGGGCCGCAAAGGCGTGGATGGCCGGGACAAGCCCGGCCATGATGGCGAGCATTCCATGACGGATGGTGCTACGATCGCTCCATGCTGATCCTTGCCATCGATACCGCGCTGGAAGCGTGCGCGGTCGCCGTTCTCGACACCGATTCCGGCCAGCTCCTCGCGCAGGAGCAGCTTCTGATGAAGCGCGGCCACGCCGAGGCGCTGATGCCGATGATCGCGCGCGTGATGCAGTCAGCCAATCTCGCCTTCACCGCGCTCGACCGCATCGCGGTCACCATGGGCCCCGGAAGTTTCACTGGCCTGCGTGTCGGCATTTCGGCGGCCCGCGGCCTTGCGCTTGCTGCGAAGCGGCCTGCCGTCGGCGTGACCACCTTGTCGGCCTATGCCGCCGCCGTCGTCGGCCAGAGCGGAGCGGCACCGGTGATCTCGGCGATCGACGCGCGGCACGACCACGTCTATTTCCAGATCGTGGCCGGTGACGGCAGTCAGCTGGTGCGGCCGGGCGTCGCTCCCACCGACGAGGCGATCGCGGCTTCGCAATTCGGCGCGCCGCATCTGGTCGGCAATGCCGCGAAGATCCTCGCCGAGCGCTGGCCGAAAGACATGCCACAGCCGGTCGCGGTGGACGCGCAGCCCGCGCCCGACATCGGCTGGGTCG containing:
- a CDS encoding universal stress protein — encoded protein: MTSKRLCFEPGHKPKCLVIVDDTAEWDRAVYYASRWAIRAGGGVVMLRIIEPEQQSQEWLGVADIMRAEAQEAAEAALDRAAGRANGIAAITPERVIRAGAAMEQLLAVIDEDPDIAMLVLAANPGAEGPGPLVSLLAHALGTFPVPVTVISGALSDRSVDSLS
- a CDS encoding NifU family protein; translated protein: MFIQTEATPNPATLKFIPGRVVVDGGPMEFSNRESAARSPLAEKLFEVPGVTGVFYGSDFITVTKANGEWQQLKPAILGAIMEHYMSGAPLLADGATASDVDLDDEDEFFDEADAETVDMIKDLIETRVRPAVANDGGDITFRGFKDGIVYLNMKGSCAGCPSSTATLQHGIQNLLKHFVPDVVEVRPM
- the tsaB gene encoding tRNA (adenosine(37)-N6)-threonylcarbamoyltransferase complex dimerization subunit type 1 TsaB, with amino-acid sequence MLILAIDTALEACAVAVLDTDSGQLLAQEQLLMKRGHAEALMPMIARVMQSANLAFTALDRIAVTMGPGSFTGLRVGISAARGLALAAKRPAVGVTTLSAYAAAVVGQSGAAPVISAIDARHDHVYFQIVAGDGSQLVRPGVAPTDEAIAASQFGAPHLVGNAAKILAERWPKDMPQPVAVDAQPAPDIGWVAWLGAAADPATNPARPFYLRAPDAKPSTQLPLAAQAASS